The DNA region CCCCCCCTGCCTGGATAAAAAAACTGCCCCGAAAAAATCCGGGGCAGAATGCAGTTTATATGTCTGATGTCTTTACTGCTCGTTCAGTTTTTTGAGCTGATCGTCCATCTTGAAGCGGATGTAAACAGATTTCAGCACGGCGATGGTTTCTGGATTGCCTGGTTGCAGCTCATTGGCCTTTTCCAGGTGTGGCAGAGCCAGCCGGATGATTTCATCAGCCTGTTGGGTCAGCGCTTCGTATTCTTTGGTTTTGTCGAGCGGCAGGTCGTTTGCTTTCACCTGAATCTTATTTGCCTCGTTGATATAGAGCGCTCCCAGGTTGTACACAGCGTCGTAGTAATTAGGCTCAATTTCAAGCGCTTGCTTGTAGTATTTGGCAGCAAGTTCCATGTCGTACATATCGGCTTTGGTGTCGTCGCCATAAAGTGTGCCAAGCACAAAATAGATGCTGTAGTTGTTCGGATCTTGCTTGAGCAACTCTTTGAGGTCGTCCACCACTTTTGCACCCTCGCCGATCGACAGGTAAGCATTGATCTGTTCGAGCAACAAACCGGCATCATTGGGGTATTTCTGGCGACCGAGCTGAATAGTTTCAAACATCTTTTCGCTGTTTCCCAATCCACGGTATGCGGCTGCCATATTGCGATAAAGCTCGGGTTCGTCGAAGCCGATGCCCTTGAGCTGTTCGTAGTAGCCGAGTGCGGCTTCAAAATCTTCACCACGAAGCGACGAAAGTCCGGCATTGATAAGTGCCAGGGTATCAGTTTTATTGATCAGACGGGCAACCTCGTAGGCTTTGGCAAAGTCAACGGCTGCACTCTTGTAATCAGACTCGTTGAAAGCCTGAACTCCAATGCTAAAGTACTGTTGGCCAATTACATCCACACGTGGTCTGATTTCGGCCATTTGTTTGGTACGATCGGTGGGATCGAGTTCCATTGCTTTTTTGAACGATTCGAGGCTCTTCTCCAACGCCTGGGGATCGAGGTTGGCAAATTGCTCGGAAAAGACGATGTTCAGGTAGATCATTCCCCTGTAAAGCCAGGTTTTGGGATCGTTCATGGTCTTTTCGTGGTTTATTGCCCTGTCGATGGCTTCGCGTGCCTTATCGTACTGACCGTTTTTATTGAACATGAATGCACTTGTCCGCTCGGAATTCTGCGCCATTACCTGAAAGCCGAGCGCAAACGAAAAAAAGAGGATGAAAAACTTTTTCATAGTGTTAAGGTTTGGGTTATACAGTTTGATGCATGAATCGTGCCAAAGTACTGTTAACTAATTATCTGTCTGATTATCTGTATCTTCAATCAAATCGAGCTCAGCTGTTTCGGGGTTAACCTCATCAGGGTTCTCCTCTTCATCAACTGTTGCCTTTGCCACAGCGGCAATTTCATCACCGGCTTTGAGATTGATCAGGCGTACACCTTGTGTGGCACGACCCATCACACGCAAGGTATCCACACCTATTCTGATAAGGATACCCGACTTGTTGATGATCATGAGGTCATCTTTGTCGGTCACATCGAGAATTGCGATGAGTTTGCCTGTTTTTTCGGTGATATTTATGGTTTTAACGCCTTTGCCACCGCGGTTTGTTGTGCGGTATTCCTCGAGCTTCGAGCGTTTACCGTAGCCTTTTTCTGAAACTACCAGGATGTCGGCATCGGCGTTTTCGACGCATATCATACCCACTACCCTATCCGATTCATCACTCAGACTGATGCCGCGCACACCGGAGGCATTGCGGCCCATCGGACGGACGGTGCTTTCGTTGAAGCGGATTGCCCTGCCCGATTCCAGTGCCATCATCACTTCATTGTTGCCATTGGTCAGGCGCGCTTCCAGGAGTTCGTCGCCTTCGCGCACGGTGATGGCATTGATGCCGGATTGTCTTGGGCGGGAATAAGCTTCCAGGCTGGTTTTTTTGATGACGCCCTTGCGTGTGCAGAGAATAATGAAGTTGTTGTCAATATATTCCTGATCCTTAAGGTCTTTGACGTTGATATAGGCTTTCACCTTATCGTCGGGTTCAATATTGATCAGGTTCTGAATAGCTCTGCCTTTGCTGGTTTTAGTGCCTTCGGGTATTTCGAATACCCTGAGCCAGAAGCACTTGCCTTTTTCGGTGAAGAAAAGCATGTAATTGTGGTTGGTGGCCACAAAGAGATGTTCGATAAAGTCTTCTTCTCTGGCTTCCGAACCTTTGGCTCCCTTCCCTCCCCTGCTCTGCTTGCGATATTCCGCAAGGGGTGTGCGTTTGATGTATCCCAGGTGACTTATGGTAACCACCACAGATTCGTCCGCAATGATGTCTTCGATGCGGAAGTCTTCGGCAGCGTGCACAATGGTCGTCCGCCTTTCGTCGCCATATTTCGACCTGATTTCGAGCATCTCGTTGCGAATGATCTCATACTGAAGCGCTTCGCTGGCGAGGATTTCGCGATAGCGGGCGATCATGTTCATGACCTCCGTGTATTCCTCCCTGATCTTCTGGATTTCCAGACCCGTGAGGCGCTGCAGTCGCATATCGAGAATGGCTTTGGCCTGAATCTCCGACAGGTTGAAGTTTTCCATCAGGCCGTTGCGGGCAGTTTCAGGATTTGGCGAGCGCCGGATGAGTTCAATCACTGCATCCAGATTATCGAGCGCAATGATCAGACCTTCGAGGATATGTGCACGTTTTTCGGCTTCGGCAAGCTCAAACCTTGTGCGACGCACCACCACATCATGCCTGTGCTCTACAAAGTGGACAATGAGGTCTTTGAGGTTCAATGTTTTAGGTCTGCCCCCAACCAATGCCACGTTGTTCACGCTGAAGGCTGTCTGCAGCGGGGTCATCTGATAGAGCTTGTTGAGCACTACGTTCGAAACGGCGTCTTTGCGCAGTTCGTACACAATGCGCATGCCCTGCCTGTCGGATTCGTCGCGGATATCTACGATGCCGTCAATCTTTTTCTCGTTGATGAGGTCGGCGGTCTTTTTGATCATCTCCGCCTTATTCACCATGTAAGGAATAGAGGTGACCACGATCCAGTCGCGCCCGCCATGTTCTTCGATGGTGGCCTCGCCCCGCATGACGATACGTCCGCGTCCGGTTTCGAAAGCTTCGCGCACTCCCTCGTATCCGTAAATGATGCCACCTGTCGGGAAATCGGGTGCCTTGATGTATTGCATCAGCTCCGGAATTGTGATATCGCGCTTATCGATGTAGGCCACTATGCCATCAATCACTTCGGTAAGGTTGTGCGGGGGCATATTGGTGGCCATACCTACTGCAATCCCACTGGCGCCATTGACCAGCAAGTTGGGAATGAGCGAAGGTAAAACGGTGGGTTCCTGGAGGGTATCGTCGAAGTTTAGTTGAAAATCAACTGTTTCCTTATCAATATCGGCGAGCATTTCCTCGGCTATCTTGCGCAGCCGGGCTTCGGTGTAACGCATGGCCGCAGGGTTGTCGCCGTCGATAGAGCCAAAGTTACCCTGACCATCTACCAGTGGGTAGCGTAGCGACCATTCCTGTGCCATACGCACCATGGCATCATAAACTGAGGAGTCGCCATGGGGATGATATTTACCCAAAACTTCCCCGACAATTCTTGCAGACTTTTTATAGGGCCTGTTGCTCAGCACGCCAAGCTCAAGCATGCCAAAAAGCACACGGCGGTGTACAGGTTTCAGACCATCGCGCACATCGGGTAAGGCACGCGAAACGATGACCGACATCGAATAATCGATGTAGGCAGATTTCATCTGGTTCTCAATGTTTACCCTGATGATTTTTTCTCCTTCGAACACTTCTTCCATTCGGGTTACTCAGTCGTTTTAAAAGACTTGCAAAGGTAAGAATTCTTTGCGGACCCTCCGTCCGGCATTTTGGCAAGTTCTCAACAGATTATGACCTTTTTGACAGGTTCAACAACGGCATGTTGATAATTTTGTCAGGCGAACAATCCTGGACTGATTTTTGTTGGTACCTTTGAAACTGCACAGATTTGCTTGTTTTGTAAGTCTGTCGAAAATCTAATTCTTGTGACAAATATGGATGCAAAATTTTCACCACAGGTGAAAGACATACTGAGTTTCAGCCATGAAGAGGCAGTACGCCTAGGCAACAGCTACATTGGCATCGAACATCTTTTCCTTGGTATTGTGCGCGAAGGCGACAGCAAGGCGCTTCAGGTGCTCAAATACCTTGGTGTTGATATTCAGAGCTTTAAAAAGAAAATTGAGATATCAATACGGGGTGAGGATGTCCAGAATGCGCCCAACTCCAACATTCCCCTGATGAAACAGGCCGAACGGGCACTTCGGTACACCTATATCGCTGCCAAAGAACTGAAAAGCGACATCATTCATCCGGAGCACCTGCTGCTGGCCATCCTGCGCGACAAAAATAATATCGTGAGCCAGCGGCTCGATGAGCAAGGTGTTGATTATGAAGCTTTTCGTAACGAGCTTCTGCTGATGATCTCAGGAACCGAAGCGCAAAGGCAGCAGCCCAAAGCTGAATACAACGACCCCTCGGAAGAAGATGAGGATATTCGTCCGGCCGGTGGACAACAAAAACGTCAGGCCGACAGCAAATCGAAAACACCTGTGCTCGACAATTTTGGTCGCGACCTGACCAAAGCGGCCGAAGAAGGCAGGCTTGATCCGATTGTAGGACGCGAACGCGAGCTCGAACGCGTGGCTCAGGTGCTCAGCAGACGCAAAAAGAACAACCCGATTCTTATAGGTGAGCCAGGTGTTGGTAAATCGGCCATTGCCGAAGGACTGGCACTGCGCATCGTGCAACGGAAAGTGTCGCGGGCACTGTTCAACAAGCGGATTATCATGCTCGACCTTGCTTCGCTGGTTGCTGGTACCAAGTACCGCGGACAGTTTGAGGAGCGCATGAAAGCTGTGCTCAACGAGTTGGAAAAGAATCCCGACGTCATTTTGTTTATTGACGAAATACACACCATTGTTGGCGCGGGCAACGCCAGCGGCTCGCTCGACGCTTCCAATATGTTCAAACCTGCATTGGCAAGGGGCGAACTGCAATGCATCGGCGCCACCACCCTCGATGAATACAGGCAATATATCGAAAAGGACGGTGCCCTTGAGCGCAGGTTCCAGAAGATCATGGTTGATCCTACCTCACCGGAGGAAACCATCGAGATTCTCAACAACATCAAGGAAAAATATGAGGATCATCACCTTGTAAAATATACCCCGGAGGCCATTGAAGCCTGCGTGAAACTTACCAACAGGTACATTTCGGACCGTTACCTTCCTGATAAGGCCATCGACGCTCTCGACGAAGCAGGCGCACGTGTTCATATCAATAATATTAATGTGCCTGCAGAGATCATTGCTTTGGAAAACGAGATCGAGGAAACCAGGCAGAAAAAGAACAAAGCCATTCAGATTCAGAAGTTTGAAGAGGCTGCCATGTTCCGCGACAAGGAGCGCAAACTTACCGACGAGCTGGAGCGCGCCAAACGGAAATGGGAAGAGGATTCCAAGATTCACCGTGTTACCGTGACCGAAGAAAATGTGGCTGAGGTGGTTGCCATGATGACCGGAATCCCCGTTCAGCGAATTGCCCAAAACGAGAGCGACCGCCTGCTGTCAATGGAAACAGAACTCGAGGGTGCAGTCATCGGTCAGAATGAAGCCATCCGGAAAGTGGTTAAAGCTATCCGGCGCAACCGGGCTGGTCTCAAAGATCCTAACAAGCCCATTGGCACCTTTATTTTCCTAGGTCCGACCGGTGTGGGCAAAACCTATCTTGCCAAAGTGCTCGCCAAATATCTGTTCGACAGCGAGGATGCCCTGGTACGCATCGACATGAGCGAGTATATGGAAAAGTTTGCTGTGTCGCGCCTGGTGGGAGCGCCTCCCGGTTATGTGGGCTACGAAGAGGGCGGCCAGCTCACCGAGAAAGTAAGGCGCAAGCCCTACTCCATTGTGCTGCTCGACGAAATCGAAAAAGCCCATCCCGATGTGTTCCATCTCCTGCTACAGGTGCTGGACGACGGTGTGCTCACCGACAGCCTTGGCAGGCGGGTGGACTTCAAAAACACCATTGTGATCATGACCTCCAACATTGGATCGCGTCAGTTGAAGGACTTTGGTCAGGGGGTTGGATTCAGCACCACTGCCCGCAAAAGCAGCAAAACTGCTTATGCCCAGGGAGTTATCGAAACTGCCCTACGCCGGGCATTTGCACCTGAATTCCTTAACCGCATCGATGATGTGATTGTATTTGAATCGCTCGAGCGTGAAGACATTCACAAAATCATTGACATTGAGCTGAATCATCTTTACCGCCGTGTGTCGGAGATGGGTTATACACTCAAACTGACCGGGAAGGCAAAGGACTTCATCGTGGAAAAAGGTTGGGACGAGCAATTTGGTGCCCGTCCGCTCAAGCGTGCCATCCAGAAATATGTCGAAGATCCGCTGGCGGAGGAAATCATCCGAACCAAACTTGTCAGGGGCGATGTTTTGCTGCTGGATTACAATGCCGAGAAGCAGGAAATGTTTATCACTGTCGAGAAGCCCGAAGCGGTTGTGAAAGCCGAAGAAGCCGAGCTGAACTAGGGAAACATTTTATTGAGCGCCAAATACTTGTAACAGGCTTGCCCATTCAGGCGAGCCTGTTCTTCTTTAGAGAAAATCTAAATTGCCTGAGTTTTAGGCAAATGTGAAAATGATTGCTCATTTTGGCTATGTTTGCCCACTAACAATACCAAAACACATGAGCGAGATTCCAAAACTTAGAGGCGGCGAATTTCTGATTCGCAAAGTTGATTTTGAAGATATTTTCATCCCTGAAGAGTTTGATGAGCAAACGCAGATGATTGCCCAGACCTGCCAGGATTTTTTGGAAACGGAGATTTTTCCGAACCTCGACAGGATTGATAGTCAGGAAGAAGGCCTGATGGCTTCGTTGCTCAAGAAAGCCGGTGAACTGGGTTTGCTTGGTTTGGCCGTGCCGGAAGAATATGGTGGTTTTGAGCAGCCTTTTCTCACCGTGATGCGGGCCAACGAGGTGCTTGGCGCTGCGCACTCCTATTCGGTGGCCATTATGGCGCATACCGGAATTGGTACTTTACCCATCCTATACTACGGCAACGATGAGCAACGCGCAAAATATATCCCAGCCCTTGCTGCGGGCGATCTGATGGCAGCATACTGCCTTACGGAGCCGGGAGCAGGTTCGGATGCCAATTCTGGACGCACAAAGGCAGTGCCTTCAGCCGACGGCAGCCATTACATCCTCAACGGACAAAAGATGTGGATCACCAATGGTGGTTTTGCGGATGTGCAGACTGTTTTTGCCAAAGTGGAGAACGACCGCGTGCTGAGTGCTTTCATCGTGGAGCGCAAATGGGATGGCGTCAGCATGAATCCCGAAGAAAAAAAGATGGGTATCAAAGGCTCGTCCACCCGCCAGATCTTTTATAACGACGTGAAGGTGCCTGCCGAAAATATGCTCGGCAAACGCGGTGAAGGATTCCGCATTGCACTGAATATCCTTCATCTTGGCAGGATCAAGCTGGGCGCAACAGTGGTTGGCGGAGCCAAACGTGCCATCTTGCACTCGGTGAATTATGCCAACGAACGCAAACAATTCGGAAAAGCAATAGCCGAGTTTGGTGCCATCAAGCACAAGCTGGCACAACAGGTTGTCCGCACATTTGCCACCGAATCAGCCATTTATCGTGCCAGCAAGGACATTCAGGATAACATCGCCAAAATGAAAGCCGAGGGCAAACCCTACGGTCTGGCCAATATAGAAGGCGTGGCCGACTACGCCATCGAATGTGCGTTGTTGAAAGTCTTCGGATCGGAAGCCCTTGATTATGTGGTTGATGAGGCCGTTCAGATTTATGGTGGGATGGGCTTCTCGTCGGAAACACCGGTGGACAGGGCCTACCGCGACTCGCGCATCAACAGGATTTTCGAAGGCACCAACGAAATCAACCGTTTGCTGGCCGTAGATACACTGCTTAAGAAAGGCATGAAAAACGAATTCAACCTGTTCGAGCATGCCCGCAAGGCCTGCGAAACAAGAAACCAGGCTGAAAGTTTTGAAGGCAAGGGTTATTTTGAAGCCAAAGAAGCCGTGGTCGAAAACCTGAAAAAAGCCACGCTGATGATGATCCCCGGAATCTCCGAGGCGTTCGGCCGCAAGCTTGCCGACGAAGAGGAAATCCTGATGAACTTGTCGGACATGCTGATGCAGATATACGGTCTTGAGTCCACCCTGCTCAGGGTGAAGAAACTCGAGCACCTCAAAGGCGAAGAATATGCCGCAGTTTACAGGGATATTCTGGACGTGTTGACACACGAAGTTGCTTCGATCGTACAGAAATCAGGAAAAGATGCCCTGGTTGCTTTCCTGCCTGCTGAATCTGTTGATGATTATATGCTGGCCCTCAACAATCTTTGCCGCACCCCCTACGCCAATGTTAAGGACAGCCGCAGGCGAATAGCCGACAGGCTCATCGAGGAAAACCGGTATTGCTTCTGAGGGGCTGTATCGAAACAACTTTAAACCGCCGTCAAAATGGCGGTTTTTTTGTTTTTCAACGTATAATGCGCCGTGCGGCAAATTATGAACTTTGCGGCGAATTGTAGTATGCAGGAAAAATTTGCCATAGTTGACATCGAAACCAACGGACTGAGCGCTGGCCAGGGACGCATCACCGAGATTGCTATCCTTGTTTATGATGGCATAGAGGTGGTTGATGAATTTACGAGCCTGGTTAACCCT from Bacteroidota bacterium includes:
- the gyrA gene encoding DNA gyrase subunit A; translated protein: MEEVFEGEKIIRVNIENQMKSAYIDYSMSVIVSRALPDVRDGLKPVHRRVLFGMLELGVLSNRPYKKSARIVGEVLGKYHPHGDSSVYDAMVRMAQEWSLRYPLVDGQGNFGSIDGDNPAAMRYTEARLRKIAEEMLADIDKETVDFQLNFDDTLQEPTVLPSLIPNLLVNGASGIAVGMATNMPPHNLTEVIDGIVAYIDKRDITIPELMQYIKAPDFPTGGIIYGYEGVREAFETGRGRIVMRGEATIEEHGGRDWIVVTSIPYMVNKAEMIKKTADLINEKKIDGIVDIRDESDRQGMRIVYELRKDAVSNVVLNKLYQMTPLQTAFSVNNVALVGGRPKTLNLKDLIVHFVEHRHDVVVRRTRFELAEAEKRAHILEGLIIALDNLDAVIELIRRSPNPETARNGLMENFNLSEIQAKAILDMRLQRLTGLEIQKIREEYTEVMNMIARYREILASEALQYEIIRNEMLEIRSKYGDERRTTIVHAAEDFRIEDIIADESVVVTISHLGYIKRTPLAEYRKQSRGGKGAKGSEAREEDFIEHLFVATNHNYMLFFTEKGKCFWLRVFEIPEGTKTSKGRAIQNLINIEPDDKVKAYINVKDLKDQEYIDNNFIILCTRKGVIKKTSLEAYSRPRQSGINAITVREGDELLEARLTNGNNEVMMALESGRAIRFNESTVRPMGRNASGVRGISLSDESDRVVGMICVENADADILVVSEKGYGKRSKLEEYRTTNRGGKGVKTINITEKTGKLIAILDVTDKDDLMIINKSGILIRIGVDTLRVMGRATQGVRLINLKAGDEIAAVAKATVDEEENPDEVNPETAELDLIEDTDNQTDN
- a CDS encoding ATP-dependent Clp protease ATP-binding subunit; this translates as MDAKFSPQVKDILSFSHEEAVRLGNSYIGIEHLFLGIVREGDSKALQVLKYLGVDIQSFKKKIEISIRGEDVQNAPNSNIPLMKQAERALRYTYIAAKELKSDIIHPEHLLLAILRDKNNIVSQRLDEQGVDYEAFRNELLLMISGTEAQRQQPKAEYNDPSEEDEDIRPAGGQQKRQADSKSKTPVLDNFGRDLTKAAEEGRLDPIVGRERELERVAQVLSRRKKNNPILIGEPGVGKSAIAEGLALRIVQRKVSRALFNKRIIMLDLASLVAGTKYRGQFEERMKAVLNELEKNPDVILFIDEIHTIVGAGNASGSLDASNMFKPALARGELQCIGATTLDEYRQYIEKDGALERRFQKIMVDPTSPEETIEILNNIKEKYEDHHLVKYTPEAIEACVKLTNRYISDRYLPDKAIDALDEAGARVHINNINVPAEIIALENEIEETRQKKNKAIQIQKFEEAAMFRDKERKLTDELERAKRKWEEDSKIHRVTVTEENVAEVVAMMTGIPVQRIAQNESDRLLSMETELEGAVIGQNEAIRKVVKAIRRNRAGLKDPNKPIGTFIFLGPTGVGKTYLAKVLAKYLFDSEDALVRIDMSEYMEKFAVSRLVGAPPGYVGYEEGGQLTEKVRRKPYSIVLLDEIEKAHPDVFHLLLQVLDDGVLTDSLGRRVDFKNTIVIMTSNIGSRQLKDFGQGVGFSTTARKSSKTAYAQGVIETALRRAFAPEFLNRIDDVIVFESLEREDIHKIIDIELNHLYRRVSEMGYTLKLTGKAKDFIVEKGWDEQFGARPLKRAIQKYVEDPLAEEIIRTKLVRGDVLLLDYNAEKQEMFITVEKPEAVVKAEEAELN
- a CDS encoding acyl-CoA dehydrogenase family protein, with the translated sequence MSEIPKLRGGEFLIRKVDFEDIFIPEEFDEQTQMIAQTCQDFLETEIFPNLDRIDSQEEGLMASLLKKAGELGLLGLAVPEEYGGFEQPFLTVMRANEVLGAAHSYSVAIMAHTGIGTLPILYYGNDEQRAKYIPALAAGDLMAAYCLTEPGAGSDANSGRTKAVPSADGSHYILNGQKMWITNGGFADVQTVFAKVENDRVLSAFIVERKWDGVSMNPEEKKMGIKGSSTRQIFYNDVKVPAENMLGKRGEGFRIALNILHLGRIKLGATVVGGAKRAILHSVNYANERKQFGKAIAEFGAIKHKLAQQVVRTFATESAIYRASKDIQDNIAKMKAEGKPYGLANIEGVADYAIECALLKVFGSEALDYVVDEAVQIYGGMGFSSETPVDRAYRDSRINRIFEGTNEINRLLAVDTLLKKGMKNEFNLFEHARKACETRNQAESFEGKGYFEAKEAVVENLKKATLMMIPGISEAFGRKLADEEEILMNLSDMLMQIYGLESTLLRVKKLEHLKGEEYAAVYRDILDVLTHEVASIVQKSGKDALVAFLPAESVDDYMLALNNLCRTPYANVKDSRRRIADRLIEENRYCF